GCGCGCTGCAAGCTGCCGGCAGCTTGAACGCGGCCTGATGTGGTCAAGCACCTGCCGTCGCCCCTGGCGGCGGCAGGCCATTCATTTGATGGAACTCAGAACCAGACGCCTTGGATGCCGCAGATGACGGCGACGAGCGAAATCAGCAGGCCGATGCCGGAAAACAGCGCGACCGTCACGAACTGTGCCGAGTCTGACGAGTCTGAATTGTCGGACGCAGACGAAACCTTGATCGGGGTCGCAATACGAACTGCTTTCGGCATGACGGCACTCCAAATGATTCCGTGGTGAAAATAATCCCCGACCTCTTCAAGAGTCCCGGGAACACGTCAAAGGTTCAATGCGCGCGATGATAGCCGCGCACGACAGCGGCCGGTGTGGTCCGTTTCACACCGGCCGCTCCGTACAATGAGAAACAAATCTAGCCGCGATAGATCGGCGCGCCGGCGGGCGATGCCGTTGCGCCGCCATCGATGAAGAGTTCCTGCCCCTGCACATGTGCCGCGTCGTCGGATGCCAGGAACAGCACGGTCTTCGAGATGTGATCGGGTTCGCCGATGCGGCCGAGCGGCGTGGTCTTGCCGATCCGCTGCTCGAACACCTTCTCGGCTTCGGGCGTTGCGATTGCCGCACCCCAGATCGGCGTGCGCACGGCGCCCGGCGCCACCACGTTGACGCGGATGTTGCGCGGCGACAGTTCTGACGCCATCACGCGCGCCATCGCGCGCACGCCGGCCTTGCTCGCGGCATAGGCCGAATAGCCGGGGTTGCCGAGCACCGAAATCACCGAGCCGTTGAGGATGATCGACGCGCCGTCATTGAGATAGGGCGCGACCGCCTGCACGGTGAAGAACACGCCGGTGAGATTGGTGCGGATCACATTTTCGAATGCGGCGAGTGTGGTGCCGCCGACCGGCGTCTGGCCGGGAATGCCGGCATTGGCGAACAGCACATCATACTTGCCGAACTTCTCGGCGCCCTGCTTCACCGCGGCTTCCAGCGCCGCGACGTCGGTGGCATCGGCCACGACGGCGAGCGCGTTCGGCCCAAGCTCCTTGGCCGCCGCCGCAAGCGTTTCCTTGTTGCGTCCGGTGATGACGACCTTGGCGCCTTCGGCGATGAACAGCTTCGCTG
The window above is part of the Bradyrhizobium sp. PSBB068 genome. Proteins encoded here:
- a CDS encoding glucose 1-dehydrogenase, which codes for MRLANKTALITGGNSGIGLATAKLFIAEGAKVVITGRNKETLAAAAKELGPNALAVVADATDVAALEAAVKQGAEKFGKYDVLFANAGIPGQTPVGGTTLAAFENVIRTNLTGVFFTVQAVAPYLNDGASIILNGSVISVLGNPGYSAYAASKAGVRAMARVMASELSPRNIRVNVVAPGAVRTPIWGAAIATPEAEKVFEQRIGKTTPLGRIGEPDHISKTVLFLASDDAAHVQGQELFIDGGATASPAGAPIYRG